Proteins encoded together in one Hevea brasiliensis isolate MT/VB/25A 57/8 chromosome 16, ASM3005281v1, whole genome shotgun sequence window:
- the LOC110660341 gene encoding zinc-finger homeodomain protein 2 → MDLTLVPYQHTSPSPPHHNDHDHDHDSSPHPIIIRPTPDNFLVKYKECMRNHAASIGRHANDGCGEFMPRGDDGTLDCLTCAACGCHRNFHRREGASSLQFDHLHHQVFSYNGVSGKKHLMTSYFDDGDDIDDHDRRSETPEKEKANVVSSGVRAAATAAGGGKSKRFRTKFTQEQKDRMLDFAEKIGWRIHKHDDVALNHFCNEVGITRNVLKVWMHNNKNTHRRQEAALPVTAVAASPPSPPPLPPAPPQPVGV, encoded by the coding sequence ATGGACCTCACCCTCGTACCATACCAACACACTTCCCCATCTCCCCCCCATCACAATGATCATGATCATGATCACGATAGCTCTCCCCATCCCATCATAATCCGCCCTACTCCCGACAACTTCCTCGTCAAATACAAAGAATGCATGCGCAACCACGCTGCATCCATCGGCCGCCACGCTAATGACGGCTGTGGCGAGTTCATGCCTCGCGGTGATGATGGTACCCTCGACTGTCTCACCTGTGCAGCCTGTGGTTGTCACCGTAATTTCCACAGAAGGGAAGGTGCTTCGTCTCTGCAATTTGACCACCTCCACCACCAAGTTTTCTCGTACAATGGGGTTTCTGGGAAGAAACACTTGATGACTTCTTATTTTGATGATGGTGATGATATCGATGATCATGATCGAAGATCGGAAACGCCCGAGAAGGAGAAAGCGAACGTGGTGTCCTCCGGTGTAAGGGCGGCGGCCACTGCGGCGGGGGGAGGGAAGAGTAAAAGGTTTAGGACGAAGTTCACTCAGGAGCAGAAGGATAGGATGCTAGATTTCGCGGAGAAGATAGGGTGGAGGATACATAAGCATGATGACGTGGCGCTTAATCACTTCTGTAATGAGGTTGGTATTACACGGAATGTTCTTAAGGTTTGGATGCATAACAACAAGAATACACACCGCCGTCAAGAAGCTGCTCTACCGGTGACTGCAGTGGCTGCTTCTCCTCCTTCACCTCCTCCTCTGCCTCCTGCTCCACCTCAGCCTGTCGGAGTCTAA